The following is a genomic window from Deltaproteobacteria bacterium.
ATGCCGCCCGAAGTGCGGCGCGAGAACGCGATCCTGGTCGTCGAGCGCGACGCGGGTCGGATCGCGGTGCTGGACGGCGACTCGTTTCGCGAGCTCGACCGCTTCGACGCGGGCAAGGTCCACGGCGGCCCGAAATTCGACGCCGCGTTCACGAAGTTCGTGGCGACGACGCGCGACGGCACCGTCACGCTCTACGACCTGTCGCGCGGGCGCCCGGTCGCGCGGATCAAGGTCGCCGTAAATACGCGCAACCTCGCGATCTCCGCGGCCGGGGATCGGATCGTGGTCGCGAACCAGCTGCCCGCGTCGCTGGTCGTGCTCGACGGCGAGCTTCGCCCGCTCGCCACGCTCCCGCTCGACGGCCAGCCGAGCGGCGTGTACGCGCTGCCGGGCGAGGACCGCTTCGTGCTGACGCTGCGCGACTCGCCTCGGATGATCTTCTTCTCGCCGCGCGACCTCGCGCTTCGAGAGGTCGGACTTCCGGAGCCGTTCGAGGACTTCGCCTTCGTTCCCGGGACCAGGCAGCTCGTCGCGAGCTCGCGCGGCGGGAAGCGGCTCGTGCTCTGGGATCTCGAGAAGGGCGCCGAGGTCGGGGCACTGGCGACGGAGGGTCTGCCTCACCTCTTCTCCGCGTGCTTCTTCGAGCGCGAGGGCGTGCAGTACGCCGCATTCAATCACATGGGCGCGGCAAAGCTCTCGATCGTCCGGCTCGACCGCTTCGAGGTCGTGAAGGAGATCGCGCTGCGGGGTGCGGGCTACTTCGCGCGCACCCACCCGGGAACGCCGTTCCTCTGGGTCGACACCAACACCGAAGCGGTTCAGCTGTTGCGCAAGGACACGCTCGAGCTCGAAGCGCAGACGCTCGTGCCCGCGCCCGGCAAGATCGCGATGCACACCGAGTTCACGGCAAAGGGCGATCGCGCGCTCGTCAGTGTCTGGCACGCGGACGGGGCCGTCGTCGTCTACGACTCCAAATCCCTCGCGGAGGTCGCGCGCCTGCCCTTCGCGATGCCCGTCGGCAAGTACAATGCCTGGAACAAGACGCGCCTCGAGCCGTGAGCCGCGCCAGAGAAGGAGCCGAAATGCGCCGCGCCGATCCCCTCTCCGTGCTGTGGATCCCCGTATTCGTGGCGATCCTCGCCTGCGCCCCGGCGTCGTCCGCCCGCGACGACGCCCCGCCCGAGATCGCCGAAGCGAAGAACCCGGTCGTGCTCGACGCTGCGAAGCAGAAGTACTTCGCCAAGCAATTCAAGGCGAACTGCGCCCGCTGCCACGGAGCGAGCGGCGACGGCGGCGGCGACGACGCGGCCGCGCAGCCGGTTCCCCCGGCCAACTTCAGGGATCGAGCGCGGATGGCGACGCGCAGCGACGGGCAGCTCTACTGGCAGATCCTGAAGGGCGGCGCGCCGCGAAGCGAGATGCCGGCTTTCGGCCCCGGCTCCGACAAGTCGTGGGGCGACGAGAAGATCTGGGGGATGGTCGCGTTCCTTCGCACGCTCACCGAAAAGAAGTAGTCACTTCCCCGCTGTCTGCGGCACGTGGCACATGTTGCAGTCGTAGCGGCTCCCCAAGAGCTCCTTCCGTGCCTCGTACCCCTTGATCACCGTCGCCATCGGCTCGCCCGGGCCTCCGTCTGC
Proteins encoded in this region:
- a CDS encoding c-type cytochrome — encoded protein: MRRADPLSVLWIPVFVAILACAPASSARDDAPPEIAEAKNPVVLDAAKQKYFAKQFKANCARCHGASGDGGGDDAAAQPVPPANFRDRARMATRSDGQLYWQILKGGAPRSEMPAFGPGSDKSWGDEKIWGMVAFLRTLTEKK
- a CDS encoding cytochrome C oxidase Cbb3: MPAPLTLRIRLLVLSLLAAAPALASETPDAAAAYQERCASCHGERRYGGYAPPLLPDLLARRDDEALAALIRDGLPATQMPAFRDVLDDATTKGLVALLRTPVGPITWGRDEIAQSRVEIPAGVDRMPPEVRRENAILVVERDAGRIAVLDGDSFRELDRFDAGKVHGGPKFDAAFTKFVATTRDGTVTLYDLSRGRPVARIKVAVNTRNLAISAAGDRIVVANQLPASLVVLDGELRPLATLPLDGQPSGVYALPGEDRFVLTLRDSPRMIFFSPRDLALREVGLPEPFEDFAFVPGTRQLVASSRGGKRLVLWDLEKGAEVGALATEGLPHLFSACFFEREGVQYAAFNHMGAAKLSIVRLDRFEVVKEIALRGAGYFARTHPGTPFLWVDTNTEAVQLLRKDTLELEAQTLVPAPGKIAMHTEFTAKGDRALVSVWHADGAVVVYDSKSLAEVARLPFAMPVGKYNAWNKTRLEP